Within the Agromyces ramosus genome, the region CCGGCCTCACCCGGTCCGGCAGCAGCGGCGGGGAGCGTGGTGATTCCGACGCCCGTCGCGCCGAGGGCGAGCCCGCCGATCGCCGCGACGATGGCGCGCCGTCGGCGTCGTCGGGAAGTGGAACGGTTGTGCATCACGGCAGACCTCTGACCATCTCGTGGGTGTGGATTGATATGAAACCTCTCACGCGGAGTTCGTTATCGTTGTGGCGGAGACATGCCATGACCGCGATCCGCCATGATCGCGTGTGGTCGTCGGGAGGTGCGCATGCTCGAGGCGATCGGACTCGACGACGAACACACGGCCGTCTATCGGGTGGTGCTCTCGACGCCGTCGGCGAGCGTCGACGAGATCGCGACCGCAGTCGGGTTGACGAAGCTGCGCGTACGACAGATCGCCGATCAGCTCGAGCATCTCGGGTTGCTCGCGCACCAGGCATCCGCCCCCGACCGGGTCGTGGCCTCACCGCCCTCGCTCGCACTGCGCCCGATGCTGCTCGAGCGCGAGCGCAGGCTGACCCTCGCACACGAGGCGCTCGTGCAGCTGAGCGAGCTCTACCGCGAGGGAGCGGCGCAGCGCGAAGCGGCCGACGTGGTCGACATGGTGTTCGGCGCCGATGCCGTGCGCCAGCGCTTCCTGCAACTGCAGGCGGCGGCCGTTCGCAAGATCGACGTGTTCATGCTGAGCGACATCGCCGTGCTCGAGCCCGAGGAGAACCCCGAAGAGGCTCGGGCGATCGCTCGGGGGGTGCGGTTCCGGATCGTCGTCGAGACGCCGCTGCTCGAGCGTCCCGGGTTCGTCGCCGACGTCCGCGCGTCGACTCCGCTCGGCGTCGGCGTGCGAGTGCTCCCGACCCTGCCGACGCGGCTGCTCATCACCGACGACGAGCTCGCGCTGCTGCCCATGCGGTCGCACGGCGAAGAGCGCGCCTCGGGCGCGCTGCTCCTGCATCCGAGCGGCCTGCTCGACCTCGTCATCGCGAGCTTCGAGGAGTTCTGGGCGCGGGCCACCGAGTTCGGCGCCGACGACGAGCTGCCGGGTGACCACGACGCGGTCGACCGCGACCTGCTGAAGCTGTTGCTGCTGGGGCTGACGGATGCCGCGGCCGGCGCGCAACTCGGCATCAGCCTCCGCACGGTGCAGCGCCGCGTGTCGGAGCTCATCGAGACGGCGGGCGTCACGACCCGCATCCAGCTCGGGGCTGAAGCCGTGCGTCGCGGCTGGGTGTGAGCCGGTCCTGCGGCTACGCGCCGTCGGCGATGAGCTGCCAGGTGTCGCCCGAGACGACGAGGTCGGCGCGCTCGCGCGTGGGTTCGATGCGCAGGGCGTTCGCGCCGTCGACGTCGGTCGCCCAGGCGCGGGCAGCATCGGGCGAGCGGCCCGACGCGGTGTGACGGCGCACCAGGCGGAGCATCCGCTCGCTCTCGTCGGTGTCGCAGAACCACGCCTCGGCGAGCAGGTCGTGCACGCGCCGCCACGGCTCGAGGTCGCTCAGCAGGTAGTTGCCCTCGACGACCACGATGCGCGTCGACGGCTCGATCGCGATGGCACCCGCGACCGGCTCGTCGAGCTGTCGCTCGAACTCGGGCGCATAGACGGGGTGCTCGGTCTCGCGGAGCACCCGCTCGAGCAGCGCGACGAAGCCACGGCCGTCGAACGTCTCGATCGCGCCCTTGCGCTGGCGCAGGCCGAGCCGGTCGAGGGTCGCGTTCGCGAGATGGAACCCGTCCATCGGCAGGTGCACTGCCGTGGGCTCTGCAGGACGGACGCCGTTGTTCAGCCCGGCGACGAGCGCCCGCGCGAGCGTGGTCTTGCCTGCGCCGGGGCTCCCGGTGATACCGATGAGGATGCGGGGCCCGGCCACGGCGGACGCCGCCGCACCCGGCGCCGCCGCACCCGACGCCTCGGCACCCAGCCGCCGCACCCGGTCGACGAGCCGTTCGAGCGCCGCGACCGCGACCGGCGGCGTGGGAGGCGGTGTCGACATGCGCGCCGGTGCTACCGCTCGGCCCAGACGCCGAGCTCGTTGCCGCTCGGGTCGAGGAAGTGGAAGCGCCGCCCGCCAGGGAACTCGTAGGGCCCGTTGACGACCTGCCCACCGGCGTCGGTCACCGCGGTGACGGTGGCATCGAGGTCGTCGCTGTAGAGCAGCACGAGCGGCCCGCCGCGCGTGACCGCGTCGGTGAGGGCGAGCCCGCCGGCCTCGTCGTCGCCCGCTTCAGCGGCGGTGCGGATGCCCGCGTAGGCATCGCCGTAGGGGGTGAACTGCCAGCCGAATGCCACGCCGTAGAACGCGGTGGCTGCGGCCATGTCGGTGACGGGAATCTCGATGTAGTCGAGGCTCATCGGAATGCGGTGTCGGTGCGATGACATGGCCACACGTTCCCACCACCCGCCGACACTTGTATCGTGGCGGCATGTCGATCGGCCTGTGCGCAGGGATGCCCGCCGTCGAGAATCGGCACGCAGCTTCGACCTCTCTGTGAATGCGACTCCAGGGCCACCGACGAAGGGCACGAACCATGCGCAACATCTCCGTGACGAACAACCTCACGCTCGACGGCGTGATGCAGGCGCCGATGTCCGCCGAGGAGGACACCCGTGGCGGCTTCACGCACGGCGGCTGGGCGCTCGGGGCGAACAGCGATCCCGAGCTCGGTGCCGAGATGGCCAAGGGCATGGCCGGCACGGGCGCCATGCTCTTCGGTCACCGCACCTACGAACACATGGCCGCGTTCTGGCCGCACCAGACCGATGGCAACCCGTTCACCGAGCACCTCGACAACACCGAGAAGTTCGTGGTGACGCGTGACCCGTCGCTCGAGCTCGACTGGCAGAACTCGACGGTCGTCGCCGGCGAGGCGGTCGAGACGATCGCCGAGCTGAAGGCGACGGATGGCGGTGACCTCGCCATCCTCGGCAGCGGCGAGCTCGTGCGGGCGCTCGCCTCCGCGGGCCTCATCGACGAGTACGTGCTGATCATCCACCCGCTCGTGCTCGGCACGGGCCGGCGCATGTTCGAGGGCGTGCACCAGCGGTTGCGGCTCGTCGGCAGCATGACGACCGCCACGGGGATCACCCTCGCGCGATACGTGCCCGCGCGCTAGAACAGGCGCGCCTGCGCCACCACCGGCGCACCCTCGAGCTCGAGCAGGAACCGCTTGCGCTCGAGGCCGCCGGCGTATCCCGTGAGCGATCCGTCGGCGCCGACGACGCGGTGGCACGGCACGAGGATGCTCAGCGGGTTGCGTCCGACCGCGTTGCCGACCCGCCGGGCCAGGTTGCGATCGCCGAGGCGCACGGCGAGCTCGCCGTAGCTCGTCGTCGAGCCGCACGGGATGTCGCGGAGCATCGCCCACACCGCGTGCTGGAACTCGTCGCCGGTGGGCGCCATCGACAGGTCGAACGCGGTGCGCCGGCCATCGAGGTACTCGGCGAGCTGCTCGCCGAGGCGCGTGAAGAGCTCGTCGCCGCGCGCGTCGACCTCGACGCCGATGGTCTCGGCGGCCGGCGGGTGCCAGTGGCCCGGAAAGTAGATGCCGCTCAGCGCCTCGCCGTCGGCGCCGACGAGGAGATCGCCGAGCGCCGTCGGCAGCATCGCATGTCGGCGGGTCATGACTCCATCTTCGCGCCGTTCGGCGAGCGGACGGCCGAATCCGACAGCGGGATTCGGACCTCATCGCCGACGGTCACGAACGGTCCGTCACCGGCGGGTCACGGCCGCACGTCGCCGACGAGCTCGGACCGATTCGCCTCGTACTTGGGCCTTCCGACCAGGCGCCAGATGAGCCGCACGGGTGCGGGCAGGTGCTTGCGCTGCCATGCCTCGCCGCCGTCGGGTTGGGCGGCGAGGATCGCGCCGAGCTGCTGGAACGTCTTGCCCTTCGGGGTCGCCTTGCGCCCGTGCTCGCCGAGCGCGTCGACCTCCTTCGGCGTGAGCGTCACCTCCATGACGGGCACGATCACGTGCTCCTCGTCGGGCAGGTGCATCGCGAGCGCGGCATTGATGCCGCCGAGGGCAGCGGTGACGCCCGCGGCATCCGTCGACCGACCGCTCGCGCGCCACGCCGGCAGCGCCGCGTCGAGCGCACCGAGGTGCACGAGCATCTGGGCGTGCTGCGCCTTCATGCGCTCGACGTGCCCGGTGCATGAGGGCGCGCGGCTCTCGAGGGTCTCCCAGAGCATCGTGTCTTCGCCCTCGTGGTGCGCGTGCAGGCCGGCCGAGAGCAACGCGAGGTGGTCGCCCACGACATCGGCGTGCGCGGTATCACCTTCGGCCACCCCGTCGACGAGTGCCGGACCCTCGCCGAATCCAGCCCGGAACATCCGGTGGATCTCGGCCATGCCGCTCGCGTCGCAGGTCTTCACCGCTCGGGGTTCGCGCGCGGGCTGGTCACCGCTGGCGGGAAGCGCGGTCGCAGGCATAACGGCTCCGATCGGTCGAGTGCGTGGCTGCTCGTGACGTTACGGGCTCACGGATGTCAGGACAAGACCCTTCCGGAGGCACAGCGGATGCCCCGCCAGAGGGGCTATCGTTCGGGCATGACCGATCTGAACTCCGCTGGCGCCCCGGTGTCGGAGGCGACTCGCGCGCAGCTGCTCAACGCCGAGGTGGCGAAGTACGTCAAGCGAGGCTGGACCGTGGAGACGAACGTGGGCGGCCAGGCCGTGCTGTCGAAGAACAAGCGCATCGGGTGGTTCTGGAACCTGATCCTCGTGCTCCTCACGGGCGGCCTCTGGCTGATCTACGTCGTCTACCGGGCCCTGAACCGCAAGAAGCTCACCGCGATCATCAGGTCGACGAGCACGGACGGGTGCGCGCCGCGGGCTGAGCGCGGCAGCGGCTCAGCGCGGCAGCGGGCCGTCCGCACTCGACCCTTGTGGCGGCACCGACACACCGCTATGGTGTCTCTAAACCGGTTTAGTTGAACCGGTTTAGAGACCACCGGCGCAGGAGGCCCTGATGAGCGACGACGCTTCGCAGGCCGCGGCACGCCCGACGATCACCGATGTCGCGCGTCATGCCGGAGTCAGCAAGGGTCTCGTCTCGTTCGCCTTGAACGACCGCCCCGGCGTCAGTGCCGAGACCCGCGATCGCATCCTCGCCTCCGCCGAGGAGCTCGGCTGGACGCCGAGCCTTCGCGCCCGGTCGCTCAGCGTCGACCGCTCCTACGCGCTCGGCCTCGTCATCGGCCGCAGTGTCGACGTGATCGCGGCCGACCCCTTCTTCCATGCCTTCATCGCGGGCGTCGAGAGCGAGTTCTCGGCGGCAGGCCAGGTGCTGGTGCTCACCCGCGCCACGCCGGGACGCGAGGAGGCGGCGACCTACCGCGGGCTCGCCGCCGACAAGCGCGTCGACGGCGTCTTCCTCACCGACCTTCGCTCGGGCGACGACCGCATCGCGCTCGTGCACGAACTGGGGCTCGCCGCCGTGACACTCGGGCACCCCGACGTGGACTCGCCGTTCCCCGCGGTCTCGGTCGACGACGGTCGAGGCATCCGGACCGCCGTCGAGCACCTCGTCGAGCTCGGGCACCGCCGCATCGCGCACGTCGCCGGCCCCTCGAACATGCTGCACGCCAGCCGCCGCGCCGATGCCTTCATCGCCGCCGCCACCGCCGGCGGTGCCGACCCCATCGTCGTCGAGACCGACTTCAGCGCGGTCGACGGCGCCCGCGCCACGCGCGAACTGCTCGCGAAGGGAACCGACCGGCCGACCGCCATCGTCTACTCGAACGATCACATGGCGCTCGCGGGGCTCAGCGTCGCGCAGCGTGCCGGCCTGCGCGTACCGCTCGACCTCTCCATCACAGGCTTCGACAACACGGAGCTCGCGGAGCACACCTTCCCCTCGATCACGAGCGTGGCGACGGATGCCGCCGACTGGGGCGCGCGATCAGCCCGCCTCCTGCTGGCGGCGATCGCGAGGCAACCGGTCGAGGACGTCGATCTCTCCGAGCCACGGCTCGTCGTCCGCGAGTCGACGGCGGCCGCACCAGACGCACCCCACGCACCCCACGCACCAGCCCGCACCTGAACGCGTATCCGCGCGGCACCGACGCCGCACCCCTTGAAAGGAACTGGCCATGCGCAGACGAATGATGATGACCGCAGTCGCAGCGACGGGGCTCCTCGCCCTCACCGCGTGCACCGGTGGAGGCGGTGACGACGGCGGTGAAGAGGGCCGTGGCGATATCACCATCTGGTACTCCAACAACGCGGCCGAGATCGCCTGGGGCGAGCAGATGGTCGAGGCGTGGAACGCCGAGCACCCCGACGAGCAGATCAAGGCGCAGGAGATTCCCGCAGGAGCCTCGAGCGAAGAGGTGATCGGCGCGGCGATCACGGCGGGCAACGCGCCATGCCTCGTCTACAACACCTCGCCGGCTGCGGTGCCGCAGTTCCAGAAGCAGGGCGGACTCGTGAACCTCTCCGAGTTCGACGACGGCGACGGCTACATCACCGAGCGCAGCGGCGACGTCGCCGACCAGTACCGCTCCGCTGACGGCGACTTCTACCAGATGCCGTGGAAGTCGAACCCCGTGATGATCTTCTACAACAAGGCGATGTTCGCCCAGGCGGGCCTCGACCCCGAGAACCCGCCGCTCGCGACGTACGACGAGTTCCTCGAGACGGCGCGCACGCTCGTCTCCTCGGGTGCCTCGCAGTTCGCCATCAACCCCGCGCCCACGAGCGAGTTCTTCCAGAGCTGGTTCGACTTCTACCCGCTCTACGCGGCGCAGTCCGACGGCACGCTGCTCGTCGAAGACGGCGCTGCGACGTTCGACGATGAGAACGGCACGGCCGTCGCCGAGTTCTGGGCGACGCTCTACTCCGAGGGTCTCGCCGGCAAGGAGCAGTACCAGGGCGACGCCTTCGCCGATGGGGTCTCCGCCATGTCCATCGTCGGCCCGTGGGCCATCTCGGTGTACGGCGACGACGTCGACTGGGGCGCCGTCCCGGTGCCCACCCAAGACGGCACGGCGCCTGAGGAGACCTACACGTTCAGCGATGCCAAGAACATCGGCATGTTCACCGCGTGCGAGAACCAGGCCACGGCCTGGGACGTGCTGAAGTTCTCGACGAGCGAGGAGCAGGACGGAGTCTGGCTCGAGGAGACCGGGCAGATGCCGCTGCGGCAGAACCTGACCGACGCGTACGCCGAGTACTTCGAGGCGAACCCGGCCTACCAGCAGTTCGGCGACCAGGCCGCTCGCACCGTCGAGGTGCCGAACGTGCCGAACTCGATCGAGATCTGGCAGACGTTCCGTGACGGCTACTCGAACTCGGTGATCTTCGGCGAGGAGCCGGTTGCGGACTTCCTCACCGACGCCGCCACCGAGATCGACGAACTCGCCCAGGGCTGATCGGGGATCCGATCATGACCACCGTCGCGGCACCGCCGA harbors:
- a CDS encoding transcriptional regulator TrmB, which codes for MLEAIGLDDEHTAVYRVVLSTPSASVDEIATAVGLTKLRVRQIADQLEHLGLLAHQASAPDRVVASPPSLALRPMLLERERRLTLAHEALVQLSELYREGAAQREAADVVDMVFGADAVRQRFLQLQAAAVRKIDVFMLSDIAVLEPEENPEEARAIARGVRFRIVVETPLLERPGFVADVRASTPLGVGVRVLPTLPTRLLITDDELALLPMRSHGEERASGALLLHPSGLLDLVIASFEEFWARATEFGADDELPGDHDAVDRDLLKLLLLGLTDAAAGAQLGISLRTVQRRVSELIETAGVTTRIQLGAEAVRRGWV
- a CDS encoding nucleoside/nucleotide kinase family protein, giving the protein MSTPPPTPPVAVAALERLVDRVRRLGAEASGAAAPGAAASAVAGPRILIGITGSPGAGKTTLARALVAGLNNGVRPAEPTAVHLPMDGFHLANATLDRLGLRQRKGAIETFDGRGFVALLERVLRETEHPVYAPEFERQLDEPVAGAIAIEPSTRIVVVEGNYLLSDLEPWRRVHDLLAEAWFCDTDESERMLRLVRRHTASGRSPDAARAWATDVDGANALRIEPTRERADLVVSGDTWQLIADGA
- a CDS encoding VOC family protein, translated to MSSHRHRIPMSLDYIEIPVTDMAAATAFYGVAFGWQFTPYGDAYAGIRTAAEAGDDEAGGLALTDAVTRGGPLVLLYSDDLDATVTAVTDAGGQVVNGPYEFPGGRRFHFLDPSGNELGVWAER
- a CDS encoding dihydrofolate reductase family protein encodes the protein MRNISVTNNLTLDGVMQAPMSAEEDTRGGFTHGGWALGANSDPELGAEMAKGMAGTGAMLFGHRTYEHMAAFWPHQTDGNPFTEHLDNTEKFVVTRDPSLELDWQNSTVVAGEAVETIAELKATDGGDLAILGSGELVRALASAGLIDEYVLIIHPLVLGTGRRMFEGVHQRLRLVGSMTTATGITLARYVPAR
- a CDS encoding methylated-DNA--[protein]-cysteine S-methyltransferase, with amino-acid sequence MTRRHAMLPTALGDLLVGADGEALSGIYFPGHWHPPAAETIGVEVDARGDELFTRLGEQLAEYLDGRRTAFDLSMAPTGDEFQHAVWAMLRDIPCGSTTSYGELAVRLGDRNLARRVGNAVGRNPLSILVPCHRVVGADGSLTGYAGGLERKRFLLELEGAPVVAQARLF
- a CDS encoding hemerythrin domain-containing protein, which encodes MPATALPASGDQPAREPRAVKTCDASGMAEIHRMFRAGFGEGPALVDGVAEGDTAHADVVGDHLALLSAGLHAHHEGEDTMLWETLESRAPSCTGHVERMKAQHAQMLVHLGALDAALPAWRASGRSTDAAGVTAALGGINAALAMHLPDEEHVIVPVMEVTLTPKEVDALGEHGRKATPKGKTFQQLGAILAAQPDGGEAWQRKHLPAPVRLIWRLVGRPKYEANRSELVGDVRP
- a CDS encoding LacI family DNA-binding transcriptional regulator → MSDDASQAAARPTITDVARHAGVSKGLVSFALNDRPGVSAETRDRILASAEELGWTPSLRARSLSVDRSYALGLVIGRSVDVIAADPFFHAFIAGVESEFSAAGQVLVLTRATPGREEAATYRGLAADKRVDGVFLTDLRSGDDRIALVHELGLAAVTLGHPDVDSPFPAVSVDDGRGIRTAVEHLVELGHRRIAHVAGPSNMLHASRRADAFIAAATAGGADPIVVETDFSAVDGARATRELLAKGTDRPTAIVYSNDHMALAGLSVAQRAGLRVPLDLSITGFDNTELAEHTFPSITSVATDAADWGARSARLLLAAIARQPVEDVDLSEPRLVVRESTAAAPDAPHAPHAPART
- a CDS encoding extracellular solute-binding protein; translated protein: MRRRMMMTAVAATGLLALTACTGGGGDDGGEEGRGDITIWYSNNAAEIAWGEQMVEAWNAEHPDEQIKAQEIPAGASSEEVIGAAITAGNAPCLVYNTSPAAVPQFQKQGGLVNLSEFDDGDGYITERSGDVADQYRSADGDFYQMPWKSNPVMIFYNKAMFAQAGLDPENPPLATYDEFLETARTLVSSGASQFAINPAPTSEFFQSWFDFYPLYAAQSDGTLLVEDGAATFDDENGTAVAEFWATLYSEGLAGKEQYQGDAFADGVSAMSIVGPWAISVYGDDVDWGAVPVPTQDGTAPEETYTFSDAKNIGMFTACENQATAWDVLKFSTSEEQDGVWLEETGQMPLRQNLTDAYAEYFEANPAYQQFGDQAARTVEVPNVPNSIEIWQTFRDGYSNSVIFGEEPVADFLTDAATEIDELAQG